The Bos indicus isolate NIAB-ARS_2022 breed Sahiwal x Tharparkar chromosome X, NIAB-ARS_B.indTharparkar_mat_pri_1.0, whole genome shotgun sequence genome has a window encoding:
- the LOC139181632 gene encoding cancer/testis antigen 47A-like isoform X2, with amino-acid sequence MSTTGDGDLTHGGQEGPTGAVGAQAGARDGVDRNSEPRRGDSMPEAEAGAAVGASGGPREAALEGGNAEEDSDIRPAEEREVEEQAQGVNRFVVSRHFPMSGFSLTVLNLMHSMMNRLSDNHIILPPNDDRVLVWYQTRPRLSDHSSAAVAGLSEVQVPLDVSGEGPAEEAPDQEVEQAEEAQEAQQAEEAQEAKAPEEASLWETATKESEEPSLREMPQEPVAPEKTAECQDENSKEEAQGTRSEGKEKKYNRKQEEPEKDLDPAKDRPRKPSLED; translated from the exons ATGTCTACCACGGGGGATGGAGATCTGACCCATGGCGGGCAGGAAGGCCCAACAGGTGCAGTGGGGGCCCAGGCCGGAGCCCGTGACGGTGTGGACCGCAACTCTGAGCCTCGCAGGGGTGACTCCATGCCTGAGGCTGAGGCAGGTGCAGCTGTGGGGGCTTCAGGAGGCCCGAGGGAGGCGGCCCTGGAGGGCGGGAACGCTGAGGAAGACTCCGACATCAGGCCGGCtgaggagagggaggtggaggagCAGGCGCAGGGCGTGAACCGCTTCGTGGTCTCGCGCCACTTCCCCATGAGCGGCTTCAGCCTAACGGTCCTAAATCTGATGCACTCGATGATGAACCGTTTGTCCGACAACCACATCATACTTCCGCCAAATGACGACCGCGTGTTGGTCTGGTACCAGACCAGGCCGCGCTTGTCTGACCACAGCTCAGCCGCCGTGGCCGGGTTATCCGAGGTCCAGGTACCATTGGATGTATCGGGGGAGGGGCCGGCTGAGGAAGCCCCGGATCAGGAGGTGGAGCAGGCTGAGGAAGCCCAGGAGGCGCAGCAGGCGGAGGAAGCCCAGGAGGCTAAGGCACCCGAGGAGGCCTCTTTATGGGAGACGGCCACCAAGGAGTCTGAGGAGCCCAGCTTGCGGGAGATGCCACAGGAGCCTGTCGCCCCTGAGA AAACAGCTGAATGCCAGGATGAGAACTCCAAAGAAGAGGCGCAGGGCACCAGAAgtgaggggaaagaaaagaagtataaCAGAAAACAAGAAGAACCAGAAAAGGATCTGGACCCAGCAAAGGACAGGCCCAGAAAGCCCAG TTTGGAAGActag
- the LOC139181632 gene encoding cancer/testis antigen 47A-like isoform X1: MSTTGDGDLTHGGQEGPTGAVGAQAGARDGVDRNSEPRRGDSMPEAEAGAAVGASGGPREAALEGGNAEEDSDIRPAEEREVEEQAQGVNRFVVSRHFPMSGFSLTVLNLMHSMMNRLSDNHIILPPNDDRVLVWYQTRPRLSDHSSAAVAGLSEVQVPLDVSGEGPAEEAPDQEVEQAEEAQEAQQAEEAQEAKAPEEASLWETATKESEEPSLREMPQEPVAPEKTAECQDENSKEEAQGTRSEGKEKKYNRKQEEPEKDLDPAKDRPRKPRYLCIALKITQLFPGICQFCFCFLILRVN, from the exons ATGTCTACCACGGGGGATGGAGATCTGACCCATGGCGGGCAGGAAGGCCCAACAGGTGCAGTGGGGGCCCAGGCCGGAGCCCGTGACGGTGTGGACCGCAACTCTGAGCCTCGCAGGGGTGACTCCATGCCTGAGGCTGAGGCAGGTGCAGCTGTGGGGGCTTCAGGAGGCCCGAGGGAGGCGGCCCTGGAGGGCGGGAACGCTGAGGAAGACTCCGACATCAGGCCGGCtgaggagagggaggtggaggagCAGGCGCAGGGCGTGAACCGCTTCGTGGTCTCGCGCCACTTCCCCATGAGCGGCTTCAGCCTAACGGTCCTAAATCTGATGCACTCGATGATGAACCGTTTGTCCGACAACCACATCATACTTCCGCCAAATGACGACCGCGTGTTGGTCTGGTACCAGACCAGGCCGCGCTTGTCTGACCACAGCTCAGCCGCCGTGGCCGGGTTATCCGAGGTCCAGGTACCATTGGATGTATCGGGGGAGGGGCCGGCTGAGGAAGCCCCGGATCAGGAGGTGGAGCAGGCTGAGGAAGCCCAGGAGGCGCAGCAGGCGGAGGAAGCCCAGGAGGCTAAGGCACCCGAGGAGGCCTCTTTATGGGAGACGGCCACCAAGGAGTCTGAGGAGCCCAGCTTGCGGGAGATGCCACAGGAGCCTGTCGCCCCTGAGA AAACAGCTGAATGCCAGGATGAGAACTCCAAAGAAGAGGCGCAGGGCACCAGAAgtgaggggaaagaaaagaagtataaCAGAAAACAAGAAGAACCAGAAAAGGATCTGGACCCAGCAAAGGACAGGCCCAGAAAGCCCAGGTATCTGTGTATAGCTTTGAAAATAACCCAGCTGTTCCCAGGCATTTGccaattttgtttttgctttttaattctcaGAGTAAATTAA